A genomic stretch from Chroococcidiopsis sp. SAG 2025 includes:
- a CDS encoding helix-turn-helix domain-containing protein codes for MIATDCKNDNFSDVLNQLDDFGLTPNQFRVYCHLLRSAVDGVVANESGESIAKICGLSRITAMRVLSQLSKMHLIECEVTPGKKTIYHLMPYASWRIPIPQEKKQTHTRQSKVVQFRASHTTQPNADTCKAGIQVNEIYTQQGRQDNPIGLSCLLPAVQPVNEIDVSNPETGSLEEKLILARARGWRDTGTWWNDLGIQVVTVNRFVVSVVEFMQRSLDSFDVGRQVCVEGLALCRAQIERIQLKKQQQREMALAHCPARQLENSIERFDEYNHAENEIGQRYPGCHTGASSCGT; via the coding sequence ATGATAGCAACCGATTGCAAAAACGATAATTTCTCAGATGTATTGAACCAGTTGGATGATTTCGGACTTACCCCTAATCAGTTTCGAGTTTACTGCCACTTGTTGCGCTCGGCAGTAGACGGTGTAGTTGCGAATGAGTCCGGCGAGAGTATAGCCAAAATTTGTGGGTTGAGTCGGATCACGGCGATGCGGGTATTGTCACAACTGTCAAAGATGCATCTGATTGAATGTGAAGTCACGCCAGGGAAGAAGACGATTTACCACCTAATGCCCTATGCAAGCTGGCGTATACCTATACCACAAGAAAAGAAACAGACCCACACGCGGCAGAGTAAAGTCGTCCAATTCAGAGCCAGTCATACCACTCAACCAAATGCAGACACCTGTAAAGCAGGTATACAGGTAAACGAAATTTACACTCAGCAGGGCAGACAAGATAACCCCATAGGGTTATCTTGTCTGCTTCCTGCTGTGCAACCAGTCAACGAAATTGACGTGTCAAATCCTGAGACAGGTTCATTGGAGGAAAAGCTCATCCTAGCAAGAGCGCGAGGATGGCGCGATACAGGGACGTGGTGGAACGATCTGGGAATTCAGGTAGTGACGGTGAACCGTTTTGTAGTCTCAGTTGTCGAGTTCATGCAGCGATCGCTCGATAGCTTCGATGTTGGACGACAGGTTTGTGTCGAAGGACTTGCCCTGTGTCGGGCGCAAATTGAGAGAATTCAACTCAAAAAACAGCAACAACGGGAAATGGCGCTCGCACATTGCCCAGCTAGGCAACTTGAAAACTCGATTGAAAGATTTGACGAGTACAATCATGCCGAAAACGAAATCGGACAAAGATACCCAGGATGTCATACAGGCGCGTCTAGCTGCGGCACATAG
- the ltrA gene encoding group II intron reverse transcriptase/maturase: protein MCQCIEVQVATHMPNSNSRMKIEGWRDINWRKAERYVFRLQKRIYAASRRGDVKRVRKLQNTLMRSWYNKVLAVRRVTQDNTGKKTAGVDGVKSLSPEARLKLARELKLTGESMPTRRVWIPKPGKGEKRPLGIPRMYDRALQAVVKTALEPEWEALFEPNSYGFRPGRSAHDAIKQIKYCIQLKPKYVLDADIAKCFDRINHETLLQKLNVKGRVRQQIKAWLKSGVIDSGVFISTSEGTPQGGVISPLLANIALHGIEEHIAQAFPATKRNYIKGCRRDYGRNDVSIPNVIRYADDFVVLCDEKAVVQRCRELISEWLKGVGLELKPEKTRLTHTLNHELSEDGIAGFDFLGHHIRQFPAGKYRSSKDSQGNKSGYNTLIFPSKKSIKAHQEEIKRIVRKHGSSPQAKLIKDLNPVIRGWTSFYTTSDAKTAGELSKQDYLLYLKLRRWAKRRCGNTSSGSRKYWTTIAGKNWAFVTKGKNDPQRLLRHSEFSCSSTNYVKVKNDKSPYDGDSVYWSTRMGTHPQMPSRKAYLLKKQKGKCARCGLHFQEWDVFEVDHIIPRALGGKDEWKNRQLLHRHCHHEKTNEDRIGANGQKFCSDKENTLSSRVL from the coding sequence ATGTGTCAGTGCATTGAGGTACAAGTAGCAACGCATATGCCTAATTCAAATTCAAGAATGAAGATTGAGGGATGGAGGGATATCAATTGGCGCAAAGCCGAACGGTATGTTTTCCGGTTGCAAAAGCGCATCTATGCCGCTTCACGTCGTGGCGATGTTAAGCGAGTCCGCAAACTCCAAAACACGCTGATGAGGTCTTGGTATAACAAGGTCTTAGCGGTACGACGGGTCACACAAGATAATACCGGAAAGAAAACGGCTGGTGTGGATGGTGTTAAATCACTGTCTCCAGAAGCACGTCTAAAACTGGCAAGGGAACTCAAACTAACCGGGGAATCCATGCCCACTCGTAGGGTGTGGATACCAAAACCTGGGAAGGGAGAAAAACGCCCATTAGGAATACCCAGAATGTACGACCGCGCCTTACAAGCAGTTGTAAAAACTGCACTAGAGCCAGAATGGGAGGCTCTATTTGAACCAAACAGCTATGGCTTTAGACCAGGAAGGTCTGCCCACGATGCGATTAAACAAATCAAATACTGTATTCAGTTAAAGCCAAAATATGTGCTAGACGCGGATATAGCCAAATGTTTTGATCGGATCAACCATGAAACCTTACTCCAGAAGCTGAACGTAAAAGGCAGAGTCAGGCAACAAATCAAAGCCTGGTTGAAATCTGGGGTCATAGACTCTGGGGTATTCATTTCTACATCAGAGGGAACACCACAGGGAGGGGTAATTTCGCCATTATTGGCAAATATAGCCTTACACGGCATAGAAGAACACATAGCCCAAGCGTTTCCAGCCACAAAAAGGAACTACATTAAAGGATGCCGTAGAGATTACGGACGAAATGATGTATCAATCCCAAATGTGATACGTTACGCTGATGATTTTGTCGTCCTATGTGATGAAAAAGCCGTAGTTCAAAGATGCCGAGAACTAATCTCGGAATGGTTAAAAGGGGTAGGGCTTGAGTTAAAACCTGAAAAAACCCGTCTAACCCACACTCTCAATCATGAGTTAAGTGAGGATGGGATTGCCGGATTTGACTTTCTAGGTCATCACATCCGACAATTCCCAGCGGGTAAATACCGGAGTAGCAAAGACTCACAGGGGAATAAATCAGGCTATAACACACTCATCTTTCCATCCAAGAAGTCAATCAAGGCACATCAAGAGGAAATCAAAAGGATCGTCAGAAAACACGGGTCGTCGCCACAGGCGAAATTAATTAAAGACCTTAACCCTGTCATAAGGGGATGGACTTCCTTTTACACAACCTCCGACGCTAAAACCGCTGGAGAACTATCAAAACAAGATTACCTCCTATACCTGAAACTTCGACGATGGGCAAAACGCCGTTGTGGAAATACAAGTTCTGGTTCAAGGAAATACTGGACAACCATAGCAGGTAAAAACTGGGCATTCGTTACCAAGGGGAAAAATGATCCCCAACGGTTACTAAGGCATAGTGAGTTTAGCTGTAGTAGCACTAACTATGTGAAAGTTAAAAACGATAAAAGTCCATACGACGGCGACTCAGTTTATTGGAGTACTAGGATGGGTACCCATCCCCAAATGCCTAGCCGTAAGGCATATTTGCTCAAGAAGCAGAAGGGAAAATGTGCCCGTTGCGGTCTTCACTTCCAGGAATGGGATGTATTTGAAGTTGACCATATAATCCCCAGAGCCTTAGGCGGCAAGGATGAATGGAAAAACAGACAACTGTTACATCGACATTGCCACCACGAAAAGACCAATGAGGACCGGATAGGTGCCAATGGTCAGAAGTTCTGTAGTGACAAAGAAAACACATTGAGTAGCCGTGTGCTATGA